The Phragmites australis chromosome 13, lpPhrAust1.1, whole genome shotgun sequence DNA window GGATTTGCGCGCGGTCGGGCTGTGCCGGACGCATTCGCGCAGGCTGTAGGCAGGGGCGAATTTTGAGCCCAAATGATCGTGGTGCTACTTCATTATACATCTAATAACAATATAAATTCATATGATCAATATAATTAAGCAAATTACTAATAAAGTTTTTTCTTCTCTATGGCACCCTAAATCAACTTAGCTTCGCCCCCGGCCGTAGGAAAAAGCTCTGGCTCTAGTCCTCCCCAGAGGACCTCCTCCCTTTTATCTCGCCCTCCAATTTGTGTTTTGAGATTCATGCGAAACATCGGGTTAGCAGGCTGTACGTGCGGAGGGCGAGGCCGAGCCGGCCGGCGCCGCCACGGACCAAGGCCTACCCGCACGGCAGACGGCAGGCGGCCATCGTGCGCCCGCGACGCGCGGCGAAGGTGTAAGCGGCCGTGAACATGAGCGCGCAGCTAGCCCGGCCGGGAAGCCGACGCATCGACACGTGAGGACGCGCTGGGTCCCGGACTCCCTCCCGGCCGCTTGGGGGGCGCCCGCAACGCAGCGGCGCCACCGCCATTGTTTGACGCCTTCACATCGCAGCACCACCTCTTCCTGACACAAGGGCACCCGTTCCCGTCTTCCCGACAACCAACACGTACTACAACAATGGCGAAGCGTCTGGCTGTTGCTCTCCTGCCGGTGGCGGCGCTCCTGCTGCTCGTCCCTAGCGACGGCAGGGAGCTGAAAGAGAGAGGTGCGGCATCCGGTGGTGCTAGCGGCGAGGTGTCGCAGCTGCCCACCCTGCCGCTGATCCCTCCCGTTGGTTCGGTGCTGCCGCTCCCGCCCGTTGTCCCTGGGCTCCCTCCTGCTCGCAAGTCCAACAAGTCTCCATGAGGCATGCTAAGCATGGATGCAGCTCTGAGCTCCGCCTGCTCACGAGCCGAAACAAGTTTTCATGTTCATGTCATGTGCTGATGTACAGGCATGCAGCTCCAGCTTTTCTCGTCGTTCTAGCTTCTTTTTGTGCGGTGTTGTAACAAAACTAAGCGTCAGAGTTTGTACTTTGTAGCTTTGTTAGGTTAATCAGATCTTGTACCTGGTACTGTGTCGTGGGCGTTTCGTGTTGATATCCATGCACCTTAAATTAGTCTGTACTGCTCTGTGTTTTTCATCGATCCGTTATTGCGTTGGAACCACAAAGCAAATATCTGTCAACGTGAATGGTTTCTTGGGTAGACATATATCGACATACAAGTAACAAAGATCCTTTCTGTCAAAGCTCTATTTATTTTTGCTGTCAATGCTTAAGGGTCTATTGTGAACGCAGGAACTTCATATGAAACAGTTCAAACAGTACCATAATCCATTCCTGCAGGATGGACATATCAATAGTGCTCTTACGTGTAGGTAAATTACCACATCGTCTACATTAATGGTACAACATGTAACATAACTGACAAATTGTCATGCTGGACAGGTACAAATCATTCAGAGCTGTGGAATTCGTTTGTGCTTCTACAACATGTACATCATGCTGAACTTGTGCAAATCATACAGCACAGGCAAGATAGACaccaataaaaaatcaataccACCAAACCAGTACAAATGTAGGGCAACAACAGAATTGAACGTGGCAAATTTCATAATACAGATGCCGCCCACAAGTTTTAGTATGTAATTCAcgttactttttttttacaactGTTCCAATTCATCCATGGATTACTATGAGTGTCCTTCAAATCCTCACTTGTTTGCTCTCTGCATCGTTTCCTGGGGAATTCGGTGCTAAGTTAGGTCATCCTCGTCCAAGGATTCCTCGCCGTCATCAGCTGCTTTCTTGATGGCCTGCAGATCACCTGTCGGTAGTTTCCTTGCAAGCCTAATTACCTGCAGTGATGTACAGAACCGAACATTAGCATGAATCCCGAGTGAAAGGCAGGTACTAATCAAGTAAACAATCAGCCATCGAAACACTCCATGAGATAGAATGCAAACTGTCTAGAATCTAGACTATGGAATAATCGATGATCATGTTGTAagagaagtgataatggaataAAATTAGACATTCTTTGCACGCATCTATTCTGATGAATTATAAGGCGTCATGCATATAACTGGTGCAGCAGTAAACATCAGGAATGGAAAGACAACCTTGcacagcaaaaaaagaaaaagaaaagttgtaCGTGCTCTTACTTAGGACCTAGATGATACAGCATGGCATCAATAGATTCAATGCTTACTTTCTATGTACAAGGAGAATTGAAATAACAGGGTCAACCAAAGATTTCTCAGCTCCTAGTTCACCATTTATGCACATGCAGCACCAGATGGCAGCTTTTGATATAATCATTTTAACACTAGAGATAGCCAATATAATTCAGCAATGCAGGGCCTTGAAAGAGAAAATCAGAAGATTACCACATGGTCGAGGTGATTGAAGATGCTTGATTGAGCAACACGTTTGATTTCTTCAGCATCACCTTCCTCATATGCAGACAATAGTTTCATCGCACATCGATTCTGGTCACTGTTGAGGAAGGCTTGAACCCTGCAATGTGGCAGCAATGGAAAATGATGACAATATGTTTTTTGCAGCAGTAAACATCAGCAATGGAAAACCAAACACTTAGCACATAGCACAAATATGTTATACTATATTTCATTAATGATAGTAACTGCCACCAATGTACAACTTACTCTGAGCAGTCATTGTAGCATTTCTGAGCTTGCTGAAAATCATGGGCGAAAAGGTAGATAATGATTGCACTCAGATAAGCCTGAATACACGAAACAACTTTGAATCAGATTACTACTACTACCTTATTATAATGTAAAATAAATTTGATTTCACAATCTTTCTACCCTATCTAATAAGTATGATGTTATAAGATGTAAAAGTCTCAGCTCCGTTGCACAATGTTTCTACCCTATCTAATAAGTATGAAGTCTCTGAACAATTAAGTACATTTCAGTGAAAACATTACCTTGCATTGGCTGTTACTGGCATTGCATTTATCAGCAGCTGCACCAAGTCTTAAAAAGAATGCTGCAGCATCCGAATACCTGTCATAGATAGCCAAAGACAGGGAAAAATGTAAGATTATGTGTATAACATTACTAGCATTGCTAAATGATACACATGCTTAAATGTCAGTAAGATGTCGGATGAGAGGGTACGAGAAAAATGTGCAAGCCCCTATTGTTTCCCATAATTTGGTGCGATAAATATCAAGTCCTAGATGTTAGCTGCCGAGGACCAACTCTAGAAAGTGTGACATTGGGGCCTTAGTATTAGTTCAAGAACTTCTGCACTATCTTTCTTTGTCTAAAAGGCCGCTTACTTCAAATGTAAGAACAAAGATTAAAAACTTTCCAGATAAGAGTTCAAGGATAACATGCATGAGATGCCATACAGATGTAAAAGGACaggctaaagtgcaaaattaTAATAGGCAGGCATTGAGCTGGCTGCGTATTCTTACTTCTCAAGCTTAATATACAAAGCTGCAGCAGCACGATACAAGTCAAAAGCCATCTGCTCCTTCCCATCCTCTTCAAGAACTGAGCAAGCCTCATCATACATTTTGGTAGCTTCTTCTGGAGCCTTTTCCTCCAAGGCACTGATTTCGTGATAGCATGTTTAGGAAATAAGCTTTCACAGTGTTCACATAATTAAACAATTGTCTGTACCTTGCACCCTTTCCAAGAGCATCAGACGCAGGTTGTGGTCTTCCACATTCACGATATAACTCTGAAGCTCTGCGATAAAAATCAGAAACTTCATTCCAGCGTGCAAGCTCCTTTGCTAAAGCAGCAGCAGATTCCATATGCTTAGCGGCATCCCATGGTCTATGAAACTAGTTAAGATTGCACTAGGTGATTGCTCATTGATGTGAGAAATGGAAACACCAAACTATAGAGAAATTTCCAAAGGATACGAGGAGATCATTTCTTGTCCTTTTGAAGCCTTCTCAAACGCATCTTTTGCTTTCTCATTGTCCTTTCTGAACCTATACGCAATTGCTTTAAAGAAGAAATGAAGTTCACTTATGTGCACCGCAGCCCACAGCAAAAAAAGCGCtaacaagaaaataaaagatggTAAGCAAGGTTACCGACCAGCTTGCTCATACAGGGAAGTAGCACTTTTCCAGTCAGCATTCCACCTTGTAAAGCTCAATTTTGTTCTGCAAAAAAGATatactaaaaattattaaagtTGTTCAAGGGAACATGCTTTACACTGAACCAATTATTAAGTCGATGGAGCATCATTCTGTAGGCAGCGCAATGATAAACTAACGACAGTAAAAACAGGAAATTTGAGCACATGTAGATGAAAACCTAAGTGACAATATCTAACCATATATAACCATTATACTGTCATGTAGATGAAAACAATGTCATCCTCAGAGCTCGTTAAAAAGTAATTGCTCTACTTTTTGGAAATTTTCTTGTGGCGAGGAGATGGCTTGAAAATTATAGTATGCCGGTCTAAACGGAACGCACCCGAGTATCCATCTTGAACAAACTAATAAATCTTGGAGGGGCAAGGATCAACAAGAGGCTAGCCTTTATGCAAGGCAAGGTGCTCTTGTTTATCGTGTACCATTAGAGGGAAACAAGCACACAATGAGCCAAGCTAAAAGGTCTGGATGTCACAAACTTGCAGCTATTCAGTTGATTTGGTATGTGTCCACTCATCTCTGCAGAGATTTTAAAAGTTAATGCAATATGATGCAGGAGGGTCTCCCAGGATTTCCCCTACAACATGGATACAAACAAAATTGCGCCGGAGCAAACAGCCACATTTCTTGCCTTCTCCTGCAAATTTGGCATGTCCATGAAATAGCTCGACCAAATTTGCATAAAACCAAGTTAAACTACGGGAATTGATGAGCCCTTTGACAAGAATCCAGAAATAGCTCAGAGAGCCCTCAAACTCCAACATTTGGGGCAAGTCAGCCATGTCCTCGAAAACCTACTCCTCGAAGTTTATCTCTATCAACCATTTGGAGATCTGAAATATCTGAAAACCAGCGCCATGGCTTCGCACAAAGAACTCTAGCTCCATCTAACAGGAGGACTAGATCCAGGATCTTCCGGCCCTTGATCCAAAAAATTCCCAGGGTCGAGAAGCTATCTCACGGGAACTTTTGACACAATCGGTTGGAGAACTACGAATCACTAAATTCCAATTCGAAATAGCAAGCCTCGAATAGGCCCCGTTCTTGGCCTAAAGGGCATGGAGTTCCCTTTTGCATAACAGCGATCTAAAGGCTCGTGGATCAAGAGAGCAGGCGAACTCAACGGAAATTACAGATGATATAAGAGAGGCGTAGAGCTCACAGTTTGTCGGCTTTGGTCATGAGCTTGTCGGGGTCGGAAGAGCTCGCCATGATCGAGACCACCACACCTCCTCTCCTCCGCTCCGCTGCCCAGATTCTCACGACTGCTGCCTCTGCTGAGGCAAGCAGTCGAGCTGGGACGGCTGCCTTTCGCTGGGTGAGATCCGCATCCTCTTTGCGATTCGTGCTGGGTCAGTCCTTTCCATCACATCGCCATCACGCACTTGGACCCTAGAGAGCAGAGACCACCCGTCCAGCCCATGTATCCAAGAGCGCCGGGCTCACAGCAACGACGGAGTCCATGAGATCCCTTACGCGCGGGCCACGACATTAACTCTGGCCCGTTATGTCTCTCGGCCCACCTTTCGAACACAATGCTTTCGggacatattttattttttgttttcaatatttacaaaactagacaactgtttaaaaatattacaagagtAACCTTTTCTCACCCGTTGGAAATACGACAACAATGTATCGTTCATCTAACAGACGATAAGATGAGTGACACGCCAGCATTGGAGCCGCCTAACGTGGCATAAAAATGTCACTTGTTGGATGGGCCACAGCTGTTGTCGTCCAATCAAAGAGCGACATCTTGAACCAACAGGTGACACATTGCTAGGGCTTTCTGCCTGCTAAGCTTTTTAAATACCAATAACTATATTCACTACATTTAtagcaataaaatataaataaacatatatttaaaGCTACTCTACCAACCTACGTGTAACTGTGGAATAATACTTAAAAAGTAGGCCCAATACGGTCACGCGCGCCTGGCGTCCAGCTGTCCACCACCCACCCCGGAGCCCACGCCGCAGTTTCACATTATCACATCGCCTGCGCCGAGCAGGATGCACGCGCACGAGTCCAGCATCAAACAAACCCGGCCGATCGCGATGTCGCAAGTCGCGTCGGTTTCAGCCTCCAGGATTCCACGAGTCGCGGCGGCGGCTCTGCACGACTAGCCCGCCCGGTAACCTGCCTTGCCCATGCATGCGGTGGCACGCGGATTCCCAGCCCACAGATCCGACGGGCGAGGTGGTGACCGGTGATGTCAGTGACTCGGTGGTCGCCGGACCTCAGGCAGGCCGCAGGCGGGCACCGGCACGCACAAATGCAGGATCTGACGATGAGATCACGCGTTCTGACCGAGGGGAGGGACCAAGCATGCGTCGACCTTTGCATGGGCGCCCTAGCAACCTAGCTACCTAGGCCTTATGTTATTCATCGCTGCCTGCATAgggtttttttaaatttttaaccCTTTTTAAACAGTCTGCATTACTAGCTATTATTAGCAGCGTTTTTAGATCAAAAGGATGTCTGAAAATCACAGTAAATTACCGTTTATACTAATTATTATTAGCAGTATTTTTTATTGGAGGAGACGAATGTGTATCCACACTCCATAAAATAGCTCCGCCACTATCTGCATATAGGTCAGGTCGGGTCGGGTTGGGTTACGAAAGCAGCGAGATGGAGGTGACTGCCTCCTTTGTCCCCTTCCTGCGCCTCGGCCTCGCCATGCCGCCGgcgtgcatgcatggatggGCGCGTCGTGGACGGCACCCTTTCCGTCCGTCTGGCGATGACATATCTGCACTGCTACAAGCCTACAACTCGACCCCCGAATGCTTTTCCACATGCTCGCTCGTGCGTCGCATCGCATCGCATCGCGTGTTCTGCGGGGGATGGTGCGTGAGCGGAGAGGAATGGGTCGACGTCGAACCGCCGGGGTGGGGAGGAGACTGGGCTTTTTGTTGGTTGCGTCTTGCTTCGCCATCCTGCACTGCTTATGGTTCCGAGAGGGTCTTTTCAGAAACCGCGCATGGGCTGCTGGTCACGTT harbors:
- the LOC133889161 gene encoding gamma-soluble NSF attachment protein-like — its product is MASSSDPDKLMTKADKLTKLSFTRWNADWKSATSLYEQAAIAYRFRKDNEKAKDAFEKASKGQEMISSPWDAAKHMESAAALAKELARWNEVSDFYRRASELYRECGRPQPASDALGKGASALEEKAPEEATKMYDEACSVLEEDGKEQMAFDLYRAAAALYIKLEKYSDAAAFFLRLGAAADKCNASNSQCKAYLSAIIIYLFAHDFQQAQKCYNDCSEVQAFLNSDQNRCAMKLLSAYEEGDAEEIKRVAQSSIFNHLDHVVIRLARKLPTGDLQAIKKAADDGEESLDEDDLT